A region of Nitrospinota bacterium DNA encodes the following proteins:
- the budA gene encoding acetolactate decarboxylase encodes MSAKKLVVALIICFGLSGYAAGGDSGVYQVGVVNALSVGVLEGDVTIGELKREGDTGIGTFNGLDGEMAVADGVVYQIKSDGVAIPAGDTLKTPFATVTMFAPDREVKLASVESFTNMAAQLDKALPTLNAIYAVRIDGKFEYLKARSVPGQKRPYPTLNDVVKQQTVFTYESVEGTLVGFRFPSYMKSVNVPGWHLHYLTKDRKRGGHALDLRAVSLTAKLSTASRHTVKLFYNADFNQADLAGAGEYSKSFAPEK; translated from the coding sequence TTGTCCGCCAAGAAACTGGTCGTCGCGTTAATAATCTGTTTTGGATTATCCGGATATGCCGCCGGGGGCGATAGCGGTGTCTATCAGGTTGGGGTGGTGAACGCCCTGTCTGTGGGGGTGCTTGAGGGGGACGTTACTATCGGCGAGTTGAAGAGAGAAGGGGACACAGGCATCGGCACGTTCAACGGGCTGGATGGCGAAATGGCCGTGGCGGACGGCGTTGTTTATCAGATTAAAAGCGACGGGGTGGCCATACCCGCTGGTGACACATTGAAAACACCATTCGCCACTGTGACAATGTTTGCGCCGGACCGGGAGGTGAAGCTTGCCAGTGTGGAGAGTTTCACGAACATGGCCGCCCAGCTGGACAAGGCGTTGCCCACGTTAAACGCCATCTACGCCGTGCGGATAGACGGCAAGTTCGAATACCTGAAAGCCCGGAGCGTTCCCGGCCAGAAACGGCCATACCCCACGTTGAACGATGTGGTGAAACAGCAGACCGTATTCACGTATGAAAGCGTGGAGGGGACGCTGGTGGGGTTCAGGTTCCCCTCGTATATGAAGAGCGTGAACGTGCCCGGCTGGCATCTACATTATTTAACAAAAGACCGGAAGCGGGGCGGACATGCGCTGGATTTGCGGGCGGTGAGCCTGACGGCCAAACTTTCGACGGCCAGCCGCCACACGGTAAAGTTGTTCTACAACGCCGATTTTAACCAGGCGGATTTGGCCGGAGCCGGGGAATACTCAAAAAGTTTCGCGCCGGAGAAGTAG
- a CDS encoding DUF1858 domain-containing protein yields the protein MEKISKESVLHQLMREHPSAIKVFDSYGMGCKSCGGAKLETVEWAATMHGLDTAEFLKRLNDEASREGAKGK from the coding sequence ATGGAAAAAATAAGTAAAGAATCGGTACTGCATCAGCTCATGCGGGAACACCCTTCCGCCATCAAAGTGTTTGATTCTTATGGGATGGGCTGTAAATCCTGCGGCGGAGCCAAGCTTGAAACCGTGGAATGGGCCGCCACGATGCACGGGTTGGATACCGCCGAGTTTCTAAAACGGCTAAACGACGAAGCCTCCCGCGAAGGGGCCAAAGGGAAGTAA
- a CDS encoding 50S ribosomal protein L28 — MAKECEICGKKPMFGNNVSHAHNVTRRRWNPNLKSVRSVTANGGVKRVTVCVDCITSGKVKKPA, encoded by the coding sequence ATGGCTAAAGAATGTGAGATCTGCGGGAAAAAGCCGATGTTCGGCAACAACGTGAGCCACGCCCATAACGTCACCCGGCGGCGGTGGAACCCGAACCTTAAATCGGTACGGTCCGTCACGGCCAATGGCGGTGTGAAAAGGGTCACCGTTTGTGTGGACTGCATCACCTCCGGCAAGGTTAAAAAACCCGCGTAA
- a CDS encoding GNAT family N-acetyltransferase — MSGYLIRQASFDDIPAIVRLLCELYSIESMFTPRPDTHSAGLKMALDNPHLSRLLVVEHTSDVVAFANLQLMVSTYHGAMTIHIDDFIITRAHRQNGVGRILMNGVFDTAKKLGAPRVSVNIDKANSPAFAFYGKMGFVSMELERYQRLDF, encoded by the coding sequence ATGTCCGGTTATCTAATCCGCCAGGCCTCTTTTGACGACATCCCTGCCATCGTCCGCCTGCTGTGCGAGCTTTATTCCATCGAATCCATGTTCACTCCCCGGCCGGACACGCATTCAGCCGGGTTAAAAATGGCCCTCGACAACCCGCATTTGTCCCGCCTGTTAGTGGTGGAGCATACAAGTGACGTGGTGGCTTTCGCCAATCTGCAACTTATGGTAAGCACCTATCATGGCGCCATGACCATACATATAGACGATTTCATCATCACCCGGGCCCACCGGCAAAACGGGGTGGGCCGGATCCTCATGAACGGCGTTTTCGACACGGCCAAAAAGCTGGGCGCGCCCAGGGTTAGCGTGAACATAGACAAGGCCAACAGCCCCGCCTTCGCCTTCTACGGCAAGATGGGCTTTGTTTCCATGGAACTGGAGCGGTACCAGCGGCTGGATTTTTAG
- a CDS encoding transposase, producing the protein MKPISIDLRRRVIESRKEGESLGQIAARYKLPKATVQHLVEHYHATGSLEPKPSDCGRKPAFSGDALSKLEADVLANPDATLAELRDRSGLKVSLVAVHNTLRKALGFTRKKSLYMRASKN; encoded by the coding sequence ATGAAACCAATATCCATAGATTTGCGCCGGAGGGTGATCGAGTCGCGTAAGGAGGGTGAGTCCTTGGGGCAAATAGCGGCGCGTTATAAATTGCCCAAGGCCACAGTGCAACATCTTGTAGAACATTACCACGCCACCGGTTCGCTGGAGCCCAAGCCGTCTGATTGCGGGCGCAAACCGGCGTTTTCCGGGGACGCGCTTAGCAAGCTGGAGGCGGATGTTCTGGCCAATCCCGACGCTACACTGGCCGAATTGCGCGACCGGAGCGGCCTGAAAGTTTCGCTTGTGGCCGTTCACAACACTCTGCGGAAGGCGCTGGGTTTCACTCGAAAAAAAAGTCTCTACATGCGAGCGAGCAAGAACTAG
- the uvrC gene encoding excinuclease ABC subunit UvrC yields MSDRFGHLKEILENMPQEPGVYMMKDADGKILYIGKAKSLRNRVRSYFQESATHTPRIAHMVERVRSIGFMVTATEVEALVLEDNFVKKHQPRYNVMLKDDKNYPYIKITLDEAFPRIFMVRRVDNDKGMYFGPYVSGKAVRSTLRLIHRIFPLRQSTDILDGKPLRRPCLNYQMKRCLAPCAGLVDREEYMELVNEVAMFLKGNNAGLLDALEKGMLAAAEKEYFETAARYRDQIAAIKTLAEKQKITSPDLGNLDALGIYEEAGKAMIKIFQVRRGKLNGERHFIFDKVDRADRAEALGAFIRQFYAEGMEIPPEILTPEPPDGVEALEERLTAVRGGKTRIYTPVKGRKRQILNMAERNAKMNLGAIMNTSKSRGEALEEIRATLGLPSAPMTMEAYDISNTSGLSAVGSMIVFKDGAPSKDDYRKYKIKSVTGPNDYASMAEVIMRRFSKLAETGEPFADLLIIDGGKGQVNAVMEAFRSMNITPPPVVGIAKGADRENPESDEFILPGRAEPAPFPPTSPGRFLLQQARDEAHRFAVAYHRQTRDAAARESSLDNVPGIGPRRKKLLLTKFGSVKRAREAALEDLMETLKVSETVARRIRENL; encoded by the coding sequence ATGAGTGACCGGTTTGGGCATCTAAAAGAAATCCTGGAGAACATGCCCCAGGAGCCAGGCGTTTACATGATGAAAGACGCCGATGGCAAAATCCTTTACATAGGCAAGGCCAAATCCTTGCGCAACCGTGTGCGCTCGTATTTCCAGGAATCCGCAACCCACACCCCAAGAATCGCCCACATGGTGGAACGGGTGCGGAGCATCGGTTTCATGGTGACCGCCACGGAGGTGGAGGCGCTGGTGCTGGAAGACAATTTCGTCAAAAAGCATCAGCCCCGTTACAACGTGATGCTCAAGGACGACAAGAACTATCCATATATAAAGATAACCTTGGACGAGGCTTTCCCCCGCATCTTCATGGTGCGAAGGGTGGATAACGACAAGGGTATGTATTTCGGCCCATACGTTTCCGGCAAGGCGGTGCGTTCCACCCTGCGGCTCATCCACAGGATTTTCCCACTGCGCCAGAGTACCGACATTCTGGACGGCAAACCCTTGCGCCGCCCATGCCTGAATTACCAGATGAAACGATGCCTGGCCCCTTGCGCGGGATTGGTGGACCGCGAGGAGTATATGGAGCTTGTCAACGAGGTGGCCATGTTCCTGAAGGGGAACAACGCCGGGCTGTTGGACGCGCTGGAAAAAGGGATGCTAGCCGCGGCGGAAAAGGAATATTTCGAGACCGCCGCCAGGTATCGCGACCAGATCGCCGCCATTAAAACCCTGGCCGAGAAGCAAAAGATCACCTCGCCGGATCTGGGCAACCTGGACGCGCTGGGGATTTACGAAGAGGCTGGCAAGGCCATGATAAAGATATTCCAGGTGCGGCGCGGGAAACTGAACGGGGAACGGCATTTCATTTTCGACAAGGTGGATAGGGCCGACCGGGCGGAGGCGCTGGGCGCCTTCATCCGCCAGTTCTATGCGGAAGGCATGGAGATACCGCCGGAAATCCTGACGCCGGAGCCGCCTGATGGCGTTGAAGCGCTGGAGGAACGCCTGACAGCGGTACGGGGCGGCAAAACCCGCATATACACCCCGGTGAAAGGCAGGAAACGCCAGATTCTTAACATGGCCGAGCGCAACGCCAAGATGAACCTTGGCGCCATAATGAACACATCCAAAAGCCGTGGCGAAGCGCTGGAGGAAATCAGGGCCACCCTTGGCCTTCCTTCCGCGCCAATGACCATGGAGGCTTACGATATATCCAACACAAGCGGCCTTTCGGCGGTGGGCTCCATGATAGTTTTTAAAGACGGCGCGCCTTCCAAGGATGATTACCGCAAATACAAGATTAAATCCGTTACCGGCCCGAACGATTACGCCTCCATGGCCGAGGTGATAATGCGGAGGTTTTCCAAATTGGCCGAAACCGGCGAGCCTTTCGCCGACCTGTTGATAATAGATGGCGGCAAGGGGCAGGTAAACGCGGTGATGGAGGCGTTCCGGTCCATGAACATCACGCCGCCGCCGGTGGTGGGCATCGCCAAGGGCGCAGACAGGGAGAACCCTGAAAGCGACGAGTTTATATTGCCGGGCCGGGCGGAGCCTGCGCCGTTCCCCCCCACCTCGCCGGGCAGGTTTTTACTGCAACAGGCGCGGGACGAGGCGCACCGGTTCGCCGTGGCCTATCACAGGCAAACGCGGGACGCGGCGGCGCGGGAGTCTTCATTGGACAACGTGCCAGGCATAGGCCCCCGGCGCAAAAAACTGTTATTGACGAAATTCGGATCCGTCAAACGCGCGCGGGAAGCCGCCCTTGAGGACTTGATGGAAACGCTGAAAGTTTCCGAAACCGTGGCGAGAAGGATAAGGGAGAACCTTTAA
- a CDS encoding MBL fold metallo-hydrolase yields the protein MPDATEISPAELLGRLRNGFEPLLLDVRNPDDYASWRMDFIRDQVNIPYIDFIETPDESAGKVPQGREIVALCAKGGASAYVANILKDKGITAVNVAGGMKAWGNLYVNTPVWAGNGAEVIQFNRVGKGCLSYLLVSGAEAVVIDPARHVEQYLAAAKERGVKIKYVFDTHLHADHISGGHSLAQVAGAEYRAGSADMDLATTPCLPAGDGEVYTIGGMTIEVVSMASPGHTPGSTCFLFADKLLFTGDTLFLSSMGRPDLGGHASEWVYNLWDTIRKFEKLGDDVLIAPSHTTGTMEMDERWRVIKPLGALRKTNPLLTIGDKERFAAKILSCLPAEPEDYQNMRHANLGQVEPDEETKERWELGRNRCAVESAAEARHR from the coding sequence ATGCCCGACGCTACGGAAATCTCCCCGGCTGAACTGTTGGGCCGGTTGAGAAACGGATTTGAACCGCTACTTCTGGACGTGCGCAATCCTGATGATTACGCAAGCTGGAGGATGGATTTTATAAGGGACCAGGTGAACATCCCGTATATAGATTTTATCGAGACGCCAGACGAGTCTGCCGGAAAAGTGCCCCAGGGCAGGGAAATCGTGGCCCTTTGCGCCAAGGGTGGCGCCAGCGCCTATGTTGCGAATATCCTCAAAGACAAAGGCATAACCGCCGTCAACGTGGCTGGAGGCATGAAAGCCTGGGGCAATCTATACGTGAACACACCCGTTTGGGCCGGAAACGGAGCGGAGGTGATACAGTTCAACCGGGTGGGGAAAGGGTGCCTTTCCTATCTTCTGGTTTCCGGGGCGGAAGCGGTGGTGATAGATCCGGCGCGGCATGTGGAACAGTATCTGGCGGCCGCCAAAGAACGGGGCGTGAAAATAAAATACGTGTTCGACACCCATCTGCACGCCGACCACATTTCTGGCGGACATAGCCTGGCCCAGGTTGCGGGGGCGGAATACCGGGCAGGTTCGGCGGATATGGATTTGGCTACCACGCCGTGCCTGCCCGCCGGGGATGGCGAAGTTTACACCATCGGCGGAATGACTATCGAGGTGGTGTCGATGGCGTCGCCGGGGCACACGCCGGGCTCCACATGTTTTCTTTTCGCGGATAAACTGCTTTTCACTGGAGACACACTTTTTCTCTCCAGCATGGGCAGGCCAGACCTGGGGGGCCACGCCTCCGAATGGGTTTACAACCTGTGGGACACCATACGCAAATTTGAAAAGCTTGGCGATGATGTGCTAATAGCCCCCTCTCACACCACCGGGACCATGGAGATGGATGAGCGGTGGCGCGTTATAAAGCCGCTGGGCGCGCTTCGAAAGACCAACCCGCTACTCACCATCGGGGACAAGGAGCGTTTTGCCGCCAAAATTCTTTCGTGCCTTCCAGCGGAGCCGGAGGACTACCAGAACATGCGGCACGCCAACCTGGGCCAGGTGGAGCCCGATGAAGAAACCAAGGAACGCTGGGAATTGGGCCGGAACCGTTGCGCCGTTGAATCGGCGGCGGAGGCGCGTCACCGCTGA
- a CDS encoding zinc-binding dehydrogenase, producing the protein MKAVRFTGEGALSSIRVENLPDPLRAEPGRVVVRVMASSLNHMDLYSMSRGDGLAIPGSDGAGVVEYAGAGVTDFVPGDEVIINPNIGEPDEDNYTILGSGANGTHAEFISLPSRNLLKKPSSLSFEEAAALPLCLMTAWRQVVVKGAARPGEWVLIHGAGGGVSVYAMQIAALCGASVIVTSGDEAKLGKAALLGATHTLNHRHTDIVAEVADITGGHGADVVIDNVGAETFPTSLAVAATGGRIVMSGNVSSEQVSFHPAPLYWKGVTVMGSLMGRTEELEKALALAAEGKIRPVIDSVFDLSDYRMAMERMVENRHFGKIIIGR; encoded by the coding sequence ATGAAGGCGGTAAGGTTCACCGGCGAAGGGGCGCTAAGCTCCATCCGCGTCGAAAACCTTCCAGACCCGCTTCGGGCCGAGCCGGGGCGCGTGGTTGTGCGCGTCATGGCCTCTTCCCTGAACCATATGGACCTTTACTCCATGAGCCGGGGCGACGGGTTGGCCATACCCGGCTCCGACGGGGCGGGAGTGGTGGAGTATGCCGGGGCAGGAGTTACGGATTTCGTCCCAGGCGACGAGGTGATAATAAATCCCAATATCGGCGAGCCGGATGAGGATAACTACACCATCCTGGGTTCCGGCGCAAACGGGACCCACGCCGAATTCATCTCCCTTCCATCCAGGAATCTATTAAAAAAACCTTCATCGTTAAGTTTCGAGGAAGCCGCGGCGCTTCCCCTGTGCCTTATGACCGCATGGCGGCAGGTGGTGGTGAAAGGGGCCGCGCGGCCCGGGGAATGGGTTTTAATCCACGGCGCGGGCGGCGGCGTGTCCGTTTACGCCATGCAGATAGCGGCGCTTTGCGGGGCCAGCGTGATAGTGACCTCCGGCGACGAGGCGAAGCTTGGCAAAGCGGCCTTGCTGGGCGCCACGCACACCTTGAACCATCGCCATACCGACATCGTGGCCGAAGTGGCGGACATCACCGGCGGCCATGGAGCGGATGTGGTGATAGACAACGTGGGGGCCGAAACGTTTCCCACAAGCCTGGCGGTTGCGGCCACGGGAGGGCGCATTGTGATGTCCGGCAACGTGTCCTCCGAGCAGGTTTCTTTCCATCCTGCGCCGTTATACTGGAAAGGGGTGACGGTGATGGGTTCGCTTATGGGCCGCACGGAGGAGCTGGAGAAAGCCCTGGCCCTGGCCGCCGAGGGGAAGATAAGACCGGTGATAGACAGCGTTTTCGACCTGTCCGATTACCGCATGGCCATGGAGCGGATGGTAGAGAACAGGCATTTCGGGAAGATCATCATTGGGCGTTAA
- a CDS encoding adenylate/guanylate cyclase domain-containing protein, giving the protein MMTEKPTGFDHHGLITMKKTAAALGISMLASILAVVAGRAPFMESFALKSLDAQFRAYANPALADKRIILVEVDQHSLDHFERDNIPFPWPRSLYNPIIEYCAKNGARAVMFDILFNNISPYGEETDEQFAGAMQKAGNVFLAAAFTTGGSASGEVMKATQKSGIGFEGAAPMALVKNGASLPLPQLAAAARGLASVTFRPDNDGVYRRVPPAIVFNGGLIPALFAAPVFSSEKTARFDNRALAVNGLDIPLDGDGRMWIYYHGGRNAYKRYSAAGVISSALAASQGVEPAIAPEVFNDAYVIIGYTAPGLFDLKPTPLSAVSPGMEIHAAALDNLLNARFLREAPLWLTALAALAGALFIAFSVVFINSVYWAGAITSLTLGALFATSGAFFKSGQWMSLLTLFTSATVSLILAAGYKYQVEGRQRRFIQRAFQHYVSPSVVSQIIKEPERLQLGGEKREITVLFSDLVGFTTLSERLEASALVGILNGYTTLMAETITQRDGTVDKYIGDAVMAFWGAPVEQERHAELACLSALECLARLDRFRAQLAKQGLPEINMRVGLNSGLCVVGNMGSRDRFDYTAIGDAVNQSSRLEGLNKAYNTRILAAEVTYLAAQPVVFGRKIDLLVVKGKEKPTLVYEIMARRGEETGAMVEQAAMYEEAFERYSNRDWSGAVAMCKTLIERYDDLPSKTLLERAEHYMRTPPPPEWDGAFRHTSK; this is encoded by the coding sequence ATGATGACGGAAAAGCCAACGGGATTCGACCATCACGGGCTGATAACCATGAAAAAAACCGCGGCGGCGCTGGGCATTTCCATGCTGGCCTCCATTCTTGCCGTTGTCGCTGGCCGCGCGCCTTTTATGGAGTCCTTCGCGCTAAAATCGCTGGACGCCCAGTTCCGGGCGTACGCAAACCCGGCCCTGGCCGACAAACGCATAATACTTGTGGAGGTGGACCAGCATAGCCTGGACCATTTCGAGCGGGACAACATCCCCTTCCCCTGGCCGCGAAGCCTTTATAACCCCATAATCGAATATTGCGCCAAAAACGGAGCCCGCGCGGTGATGTTCGATATTTTGTTCAACAACATATCGCCATACGGCGAGGAGACCGACGAACAATTCGCCGGCGCCATGCAAAAGGCTGGCAACGTATTCCTGGCGGCGGCTTTCACCACCGGCGGCTCCGCCAGCGGGGAGGTCATGAAGGCCACGCAAAAATCGGGAATCGGTTTCGAAGGCGCCGCGCCCATGGCGTTGGTGAAAAATGGCGCGTCGCTCCCCCTCCCGCAGTTGGCCGCCGCCGCCCGGGGGTTGGCATCGGTGACGTTCAGACCGGACAACGACGGGGTTTACCGCCGGGTTCCCCCGGCCATAGTTTTCAACGGCGGGCTCATCCCCGCCCTGTTCGCGGCTCCAGTATTCTCCAGTGAAAAGACCGCCAGGTTCGACAACAGAGCCTTGGCCGTAAACGGGCTTGACATCCCGCTGGACGGCGATGGGCGCATGTGGATTTACTATCACGGCGGGCGGAATGCCTATAAGCGATATTCCGCCGCCGGGGTTATATCGTCGGCCCTGGCCGCTTCTCAAGGGGTGGAGCCAGCCATAGCGCCGGAAGTTTTTAACGACGCCTACGTCATTATAGGCTACACAGCGCCTGGCTTGTTTGATTTGAAGCCCACGCCTCTTTCCGCCGTGTCGCCTGGGATGGAGATCCACGCGGCGGCGCTGGACAACCTTTTAAACGCCAGGTTCCTGCGGGAGGCCCCCCTTTGGCTCACAGCGTTGGCGGCTTTAGCCGGAGCGCTGTTTATAGCCTTTAGCGTTGTGTTCATCAATTCGGTTTACTGGGCGGGGGCGATAACGTCGTTGACCTTGGGAGCCCTGTTCGCCACATCCGGCGCCTTTTTCAAATCCGGCCAGTGGATGAGCCTGCTGACGCTTTTTACATCGGCCACGGTTTCGCTGATTCTTGCCGCCGGGTACAAGTACCAGGTGGAGGGGAGGCAAAGGCGGTTCATCCAGCGGGCGTTCCAGCATTATGTGTCACCCTCGGTGGTGAGCCAGATAATTAAAGAGCCCGAGCGGCTTCAACTGGGCGGCGAGAAGCGGGAGATAACCGTGCTTTTCTCCGACCTGGTGGGTTTTACAACTTTATCGGAACGGTTAGAAGCCTCGGCGTTGGTGGGGATACTAAACGGCTACACAACCCTTATGGCCGAGACCATCACCCAACGGGACGGCACTGTGGACAAATACATTGGCGACGCGGTGATGGCCTTCTGGGGCGCCCCGGTGGAGCAGGAACGGCATGCGGAACTGGCCTGCCTTTCGGCGCTGGAATGTCTTGCGCGGCTGGACCGGTTCCGCGCCCAGCTGGCCAAGCAGGGTTTGCCGGAGATAAACATGCGTGTGGGGCTCAACAGCGGCCTTTGCGTGGTGGGCAACATGGGCTCCCGCGACCGGTTCGACTACACCGCCATAGGCGACGCGGTGAACCAGTCTTCCCGGCTGGAGGGGCTCAACAAGGCTTATAACACCCGGATACTGGCGGCGGAGGTCACTTACCTGGCCGCGCAACCAGTGGTATTCGGCAGGAAAATAGACCTGCTCGTGGTGAAAGGGAAGGAGAAACCTACGCTGGTTTACGAGATAATGGCAAGAAGGGGTGAGGAGACCGGCGCAATGGTTGAACAGGCCGCAATGTACGAAGAGGCTTTTGAAAGATACTCGAACAGGGACTGGAGCGGGGCTGTCGCAATGTGCAAGACTCTTATCGAAAGATATGACGACCTGCCGTCCAAAACACTTTTAGAGCGGGCGGAACATTATATGCGAACGCCGCCTCCCCCGGAATGGGACGGCGCTTTCAGGCACACCAGCAAATAG
- a CDS encoding nucleoside triphosphate pyrophosphohydrolase family protein, with amino-acid sequence MGMSFAEMMESVKAFHLKHDFANKGGEEMKYRVCLMAEELGEISSAVTKGKAKEELAEEIADLLILVMGCAIALDFDMETEFNKKMEKIMDRPSKLVNGVIRVTEHQ; translated from the coding sequence ATGGGCATGAGTTTCGCCGAAATGATGGAATCCGTAAAGGCGTTTCATCTCAAACACGATTTCGCCAACAAAGGTGGCGAGGAGATGAAATACCGCGTGTGCCTGATGGCCGAGGAGTTGGGGGAGATTTCATCGGCGGTCACCAAGGGCAAGGCGAAAGAGGAACTGGCGGAGGAGATAGCAGACCTTCTGATCCTCGTGATGGGTTGCGCGATAGCTTTGGATTTTGACATGGAGACGGAGTTCAACAAAAAGATGGAGAAGATAATGGACCGCCCCTCAAAGCTTGTGAACGGCGTTATCCGGGTGACGGAACACCAGTGA
- the trmFO gene encoding methylenetetrahydrofolate--tRNA-(uracil(54)-C(5))-methyltransferase (FADH(2)-oxidizing) TrmFO yields MRLQETAGRRAFQVAVIGGGLAGPEAAWQLSRILGENGRVDLYEMRPVKSTPAHATAWLGELVCSNSLKSEELSSPTGMLKENLSKAGSLIMEMARKCRVPAGKALAVDRELLGKAVTKAIQSRQNIRLIREEVTDIPEGYDAVIVSTGPLTSNALAERLKELIGGDGLYFYDAIAPIVEADSLDRSMVFEQDRYAEPGAGDYLNIPLNRNEYESFIDSLLSAQTVRFENFEKEYYFEGCLPIEEIASRGREALSFGPMKPVGITNPATGERPYAVIQLRKENAEGNAYNLVGFQTKLTYPEQERIFRTLPGLKEAHFLRFGSLHRNTYINSPRALSAGLTLKNDHRVRLAGQITGVEGYVEAVAMGFLAGAFTAWELLGMDMPPPPHATTLGALLHYITDPARADNFQPTNINFALFPPLEKKTRGRKERRALILERANEEFAGWIETLRQTER; encoded by the coding sequence ATGCGGCTACAAGAAACAGCTGGAAGAAGAGCCTTCCAGGTAGCCGTTATCGGCGGCGGGCTGGCCGGGCCGGAAGCGGCCTGGCAGTTGTCCCGTATCCTGGGCGAGAACGGCCGCGTGGACCTTTACGAGATGCGGCCGGTAAAATCCACCCCCGCCCACGCCACCGCATGGCTGGGGGAACTTGTGTGCTCCAACTCGCTCAAGTCCGAAGAGCTATCTTCGCCCACCGGCATGCTAAAGGAAAACCTTTCGAAAGCCGGGTCGCTCATCATGGAAATGGCCCGCAAATGCCGTGTGCCAGCCGGCAAAGCGCTGGCGGTGGACAGGGAGTTGTTGGGGAAGGCGGTGACAAAGGCCATCCAGTCACGCCAGAACATACGACTCATCCGTGAGGAAGTGACGGATATCCCCGAGGGTTACGACGCGGTGATCGTATCCACAGGCCCTCTTACCTCAAACGCTTTGGCGGAGCGGCTCAAGGAGTTGATCGGAGGCGATGGGCTATATTTTTACGACGCCATAGCGCCCATCGTGGAGGCCGATTCTTTGGACAGAAGCATGGTTTTCGAGCAGGACAGGTACGCCGAACCGGGCGCCGGGGATTATCTGAACATCCCGCTTAATCGCAACGAATATGAGAGCTTTATAGACAGTCTTCTGTCCGCCCAAACGGTGAGATTCGAAAATTTCGAGAAGGAATATTATTTCGAGGGATGCCTGCCCATAGAGGAAATAGCCTCCCGGGGGCGCGAGGCTTTATCGTTCGGGCCCATGAAACCGGTGGGTATCACCAATCCTGCCACCGGGGAGAGGCCATACGCCGTAATCCAGTTGAGGAAGGAAAACGCGGAAGGGAACGCATATAACCTGGTGGGGTTCCAGACCAAGCTTACCTACCCCGAGCAGGAGCGCATTTTCAGAACGTTACCGGGGTTGAAAGAAGCCCATTTCCTCCGGTTCGGCTCGCTGCACAGGAACACTTATATTAATTCCCCAAGAGCGTTGAGCGCCGGGTTGACGCTGAAAAATGATCATCGGGTCCGGCTGGCGGGCCAGATAACCGGCGTGGAGGGTTATGTGGAAGCGGTGGCCATGGGTTTTCTGGCGGGCGCTTTTACCGCATGGGAGTTGTTGGGAATGGACATGCCGCCGCCTCCGCATGCCACAACCCTGGGCGCCCTGCTCCATTACATTACCGACCCTGCGCGGGCGGACAATTTCCAGCCTACTAACATTAACTTCGCGCTGTTCCCGCCGTTGGAGAAAAAGACCAGGGGCAGAAAAGAACGCCGCGCTTTAATTCTGGAACGGGCCAATGAGGAGTTTGCAGGGTGGATTGAAACATTAAGGCAAACGGAGCGCTAA